A genome region from Nitrosopumilus oxyclinae includes the following:
- a CDS encoding TIGR00269 family protein, producing MNCDRCDNPAAYTRKYSGEKLCSQCFSKSIVRKTAKTISKYNMIKHDDLVAVAVSGGKDSLALLKIINEMALTHSFRIKAITIDEGIPGYRNEALEIVEKFCAELNVEHKVYAYKDLFELTLDEALDLRESDKTSSCSICGTLRRRAIDYAAKDIGADVIATGHNLDDTLQTFVINMISGDTTKIGWMDPDTSANDLRKIKPFCEIYEAEIVFYAFTNDMPFQSEPCPHMNEGIRTEIREFLNSLENQHSGIKNNLYQSILKVSTAIKNSSSKEKIKCEKCGNDCTGNVCSVCSVVLKLKENQT from the coding sequence ATATTCTGGGGAAAAACTTTGTTCACAATGTTTCTCAAAATCAATTGTAAGAAAAACTGCAAAAACCATTTCAAAATATAATATGATAAAACATGATGATTTAGTAGCTGTTGCAGTATCAGGAGGAAAAGACTCGCTAGCATTATTAAAAATTATTAATGAAATGGCATTAACTCATAGTTTTAGAATAAAAGCCATTACCATTGATGAAGGAATTCCAGGGTATAGAAATGAAGCATTAGAAATTGTAGAAAAATTTTGTGCAGAACTAAATGTAGAACACAAGGTTTACGCATACAAAGATCTTTTTGAATTAACACTAGATGAGGCTCTAGATTTACGAGAAAGTGATAAAACATCATCATGTTCAATTTGTGGAACTCTAAGGAGAAGAGCAATAGATTATGCAGCAAAAGATATTGGTGCAGATGTAATTGCAACAGGTCATAACCTTGATGATACATTGCAAACATTTGTCATAAACATGATTTCTGGAGATACAACTAAGATCGGATGGATGGATCCTGATACGTCTGCAAATGATTTAAGAAAAATAAAACCCTTTTGTGAGATTTATGAGGCTGAAATAGTCTTTTACGCATTTACAAATGACATGCCATTTCAATCTGAACCATGTCCACACATGAATGAGGGAATACGAACAGAAATTCGTGAATTTTTAAATTCGTTAGAAAATCAACATAGTGGAATAAAAAATAATTTGTATCAATCAATTCTCAAAGTTTCAACGGCAATAAAAAATTCCAGTTCTAAAGAAAAAATAAAATGTGAAAAATGTGGAAACGATTGTACAGGAAATGTATGCTCAGTATGCAGTGTAGTTTTAAAACTAAAAGAAAATCAAACCTAA
- the gatE gene encoding Glu-tRNA(Gln) amidotransferase subunit GatE yields the protein MEEFSIKDIGVKVGLEIHQQLATNKKLFCNCNPIESNEYSIKFQRKLRASKSELGEFDPAALFESTKSKTIMYYANDESSCLVEQDEEPPHELDEDAKKIALIISSALKSNIFSEIYPMRKTVIDGSNTTGFQRTMLISQGGFFDTGEIKIGVQSICLEEDAAKNLGDEGSVRKFGLERLGVPLIEIATDPFEVELTEIKKIALSLGRILRSTKKVKRGLGSIRQDVNVSIKDGGGVVIEVKGVQQLDQLEKVVEYEAKRQHGLLKISKKIQEKNWIYDKEDSKDITELFLKCKSKIIQTALKKNQKIMAITFRNMAGMFGYSPYEGIRLGKEVAELVRFFGIGGVFHSDELPNYGVEEGDLEKLKEFSGISENDAFLILASPEEKILTIIDQIILKIKYIKNHGIPIDTRLATQSGETKFLRPRPGAARMYPETDIPPIIITNEELSEAKNNIPKSWDDSIKELETKYKLNPQLAEQIFDSRYIGLFEEIVEKIKTNPTFVASILCSTITNLERSGLNSNLLKNDEIFKLFSLLEDDKIAKESIEIIFESIMSGKSNNVEEAMKNASIESIDEEEIEKIIVGVINKNQEIIINQKERAMGPLMGIVMKELRGKASGEIINKLLLKNIKAKLEKINQ from the coding sequence ATGGAAGAATTTTCAATAAAAGATATAGGTGTAAAAGTTGGATTAGAAATTCATCAACAGTTAGCAACAAACAAGAAATTATTTTGTAATTGTAATCCAATAGAATCTAACGAATATTCAATTAAATTTCAAAGAAAACTACGTGCATCTAAAAGTGAATTAGGTGAATTTGATCCTGCAGCACTATTTGAAAGTACAAAATCAAAAACAATTATGTATTATGCAAATGATGAAAGTAGTTGTTTAGTTGAACAAGACGAAGAGCCACCACATGAATTAGATGAAGATGCTAAAAAAATTGCATTAATTATTTCTTCTGCTTTAAAATCAAATATTTTTAGTGAAATTTATCCAATGAGAAAAACAGTAATTGATGGCTCTAATACGACGGGATTCCAACGTACCATGTTAATTTCCCAGGGAGGATTTTTTGATACAGGAGAAATAAAGATAGGAGTTCAGTCAATTTGTTTAGAAGAGGATGCTGCTAAAAATTTAGGAGATGAGGGTTCTGTAAGAAAATTTGGTTTAGAACGTTTAGGAGTTCCTTTAATTGAAATTGCAACAGATCCTTTTGAAGTTGAATTAACAGAAATTAAAAAAATTGCACTGTCATTAGGAAGAATTTTGAGGAGTACAAAGAAAGTAAAAAGAGGATTAGGTTCAATAAGACAAGATGTTAATGTATCAATAAAAGACGGAGGCGGAGTTGTAATTGAAGTAAAAGGTGTACAACAATTAGATCAATTAGAAAAGGTTGTAGAATATGAAGCAAAAAGACAACATGGTTTATTAAAAATTTCAAAGAAAATCCAAGAAAAAAATTGGATATATGATAAAGAAGATAGTAAGGATATTACAGAATTATTTTTAAAGTGTAAATCAAAAATTATACAAACAGCATTAAAGAAAAATCAGAAAATAATGGCAATTACATTTAGAAATATGGCTGGAATGTTTGGTTATTCTCCTTATGAAGGCATAAGATTAGGGAAAGAAGTAGCAGAATTAGTCAGATTTTTTGGAATTGGAGGAGTTTTTCATTCAGATGAATTACCCAATTACGGGGTAGAAGAAGGAGATTTAGAAAAATTAAAGGAATTTTCTGGAATTAGCGAAAATGATGCTTTTTTGATTTTAGCATCTCCTGAGGAAAAAATTCTCACCATAATTGATCAAATAATTTTAAAAATTAAGTACATCAAAAATCATGGAATACCAATAGATACAAGATTAGCTACTCAATCGGGTGAAACAAAATTTCTAAGACCAAGACCAGGAGCTGCAAGAATGTATCCAGAAACGGATATCCCTCCAATAATTATTACAAACGAAGAATTATCAGAAGCTAAAAATAATATTCCAAAATCTTGGGATGATTCTATCAAAGAATTAGAAACAAAGTACAAACTTAATCCACAATTAGCAGAACAAATTTTTGATTCACGTTATATTGGATTATTTGAAGAAATTGTTGAAAAAATTAAAACTAATCCTACATTTGTTGCATCAATTCTTTGTTCAACAATTACAAATTTAGAAAGAAGTGGATTAAATTCTAATTTATTGAAAAATGATGAAATTTTTAAATTGTTTAGTTTGTTAGAAGATGATAAAATTGCTAAAGAATCAATTGAAATAATATTTGAAAGTATAATGTCTGGAAAATCAAATAACGTAGAAGAAGCAATGAAAAATGCATCAATTGAATCTATTGATGAAGAAGAAATAGAAAAAATTATTGTTGGTGTGATAAATAAAAATCAAGAAATTATTATTAATCAAAAAGAAAGAGCAATGGGGCCTTTGATGGGAATTGTCATGAAGGAATTAAGAGGAAAAGCTTCTGGTGAAATAATTAACAAACTACTTTTAAAGAATATCAAGGCTAAATTAGAAAAAATTAATCAGTAA
- a CDS encoding 5' nucleotidase, NT5C type, whose amino-acid sequence MKIALDVDGVLADVIISWLNYSNSIRPEIAKHQITSWEFWNEFNINRYDFYTELSSCWKNWPSIPTTEKNLSSITKSLTELGQVDIVTARERSTNSFVKSWLDHHNIIYNNYVSVIDGPMKADLDYDVFIDDSPLNAEKFLTNKKKVILYSQPWNQNFSENNIHRVSNLSEAIEKIESF is encoded by the coding sequence ATGAAAATTGCATTAGATGTTGATGGTGTACTTGCAGATGTTATAATTTCTTGGTTAAATTATAGTAATTCTATTAGACCAGAAATTGCTAAACATCAGATAACTAGTTGGGAATTTTGGAATGAATTTAATATCAATCGTTATGATTTTTACACTGAGCTTAGCTCTTGTTGGAAAAATTGGCCTTCAATTCCTACTACTGAAAAAAATTTATCATCTATAACAAAATCTCTTACTGAACTTGGTCAAGTAGATATTGTTACTGCAAGGGAACGTTCAACTAATTCATTTGTAAAATCTTGGTTGGATCATCATAATATTATATATAATAATTATGTATCAGTAATTGACGGTCCAATGAAAGCTGATTTAGATTATGATGTTTTTATTGATGATTCTCCATTAAATGCAGAAAAGTTTCTTACAAATAAGAAAAAAGTAATTCTTTATTCACAACCATGGAATCAAAATTTTTCTGAAAATAATATCCACAGAGTTTCAAATCTTTCAGAAGCAATTGAAAAAATAGAATCTTTTTAA
- a CDS encoding acylphosphatase: MIKQRVRLFVTGKVQGVFFRQTLKVMAKKNDVFGWVKNLKDGRVEAVLEGEGEKIDRLIEWAHGGPANARVEDVEIRNEKFTNEFSKFDVLY; this comes from the coding sequence GTGATAAAACAACGTGTTAGACTTTTTGTAACTGGAAAGGTACAAGGTGTTTTTTTCCGTCAAACTTTGAAAGTAATGGCAAAGAAAAATGATGTTTTTGGTTGGGTAAAGAATCTCAAAGATGGGAGAGTTGAAGCTGTTTTAGAAGGTGAAGGAGAAAAAATTGACCGATTAATTGAATGGGCTCATGGTGGTCCTGCTAATGCAAGAGTAGAAGATGTAGAAATACGTAATGAAAAATTTACTAATGAATTTTCAAAATTTGATGTTTTATACTAG
- the gatD gene encoding Glu-tRNA(Gln) amidotransferase subunit GatD, producing MSEYTGYEGKSLEFLKTNKISISDSVKILADITYSGIIMPRYEHSDDKHIVLKLKSGYNIGLEISKIEKIEKNETSEKIVEKIEKIEKNEKLPKILLLSTGGTIASKIDYRTGAVTPVLTAEELNSSVPELAKIANIDTKVLFSEYSENIMPEHWLKIAQTVNEYLNSDYTGIIIAHGTDTMHYTSAYLSFSLAGFQIPIALVGSQRSSDRASSDAALNLIGAVKFLTECKTNGIYIAMHQDENDETVACHIGTRVRKNHTSKRGAFQTVGKDPAFLIVNNEIYNNMKDSFFTINEYTPKIKINEKVALVKYYPGYDPIMLKNIIDSGYKAIIFEGTGLGHIGETMYPMVKMANEKDIFMGMTSQCIDGRVRMTVYESGRDLLDLGIIALENMIPEIALVKAMWATGNTENREEIKEIMLNKIASEFST from the coding sequence ATGTCAGAATATACTGGATATGAAGGGAAATCCTTAGAATTTCTTAAAACAAATAAAATTTCAATTAGCGATTCTGTAAAAATTCTAGCAGATATCACTTATTCAGGGATTATCATGCCCAGATACGAACATAGTGACGATAAACATATTGTTTTAAAATTAAAGAGTGGATACAATATTGGTTTAGAAATATCTAAAATTGAGAAGATTGAAAAAAATGAAACCTCAGAAAAAATCGTTGAGAAGATTGAAAAGATTGAAAAAAATGAAAAGTTGCCAAAAATTCTATTATTATCAACTGGAGGTACAATTGCAAGTAAAATTGATTACAGAACTGGCGCAGTTACGCCAGTATTAACTGCTGAAGAATTAAATTCATCTGTTCCTGAACTTGCTAAAATTGCAAATATAGACACCAAAGTATTGTTTTCAGAATATTCTGAAAATATTATGCCGGAACATTGGTTAAAAATTGCTCAAACAGTAAATGAATATTTGAATTCAGATTATACTGGAATCATTATTGCACATGGTACAGATACCATGCATTACACATCTGCCTATCTTTCTTTTTCATTAGCAGGGTTTCAAATTCCAATAGCATTGGTAGGTTCACAAAGATCATCAGACCGTGCATCATCAGATGCTGCACTAAATCTCATTGGAGCTGTAAAATTTCTTACAGAATGTAAAACAAATGGAATCTACATAGCAATGCATCAAGATGAAAATGATGAAACAGTTGCATGTCATATTGGAACAAGAGTAAGAAAAAATCATACAAGTAAAAGAGGGGCATTTCAAACAGTAGGAAAGGATCCTGCATTTTTAATTGTAAATAATGAAATTTATAATAATATGAAAGATAGTTTTTTTACAATAAATGAATACACTCCCAAAATAAAAATAAATGAAAAAGTTGCTCTAGTAAAATATTATCCAGGATATGATCCAATTATGTTAAAAAATATCATAGATTCAGGATACAAAGCAATAATTTTTGAAGGAACTGGGCTAGGCCACATTGGAGAAACCATGTATCCAATGGTGAAAATGGCAAATGAAAAAGACATCTTTATGGGAATGACTTCACAGTGTATTGATGGCAGAGTAAGAATGACAGTTTACGAAAGTGGTAGAGATCTTCTTGATTTAGGAATTATTGCTCTGGAAAATATGATACCTGAAATTGCCTTGGTAAAAGCAATGTGGGCTACAGGAAACACTGAAAATCGTGAAGAAATTAAAGAAATCATGCTAAATAAAATAGCATCAGAATTTTCAACATAA
- a CDS encoding 50S ribosomal protein L2, with protein MGKRPLVRRRGRGGNQFRSTSTGKVGAKANYPRFPLSEQHTGEIIDLVHERGREAPLSKIRFEDGSVSFVPAVLGTTVGASLQFGLKSEIKKGNVISVQNIPDGTIVCNIEKHFGDGGAIVKSAGTDATIFSHGDDGVTVKLPSGKFATLNPKNRAMIGTLAGGGASERHFMSAGNKWRSFKAKGKKYPIVRGVAQAAYVHPHGGGRHQHVGQSSTVSRDAPPGAKVGSIAARKTGRARIKERK; from the coding sequence TTGGGTAAAAGACCATTAGTACGAAGACGAGGCCGTGGAGGCAATCAATTTAGATCTACATCTACTGGAAAAGTAGGCGCAAAAGCAAATTATCCACGTTTTCCACTATCTGAACAGCATACAGGTGAAATTATCGATTTAGTTCATGAGCGTGGAAGAGAAGCACCATTATCCAAAATTAGATTTGAAGATGGTTCTGTTTCATTTGTACCGGCAGTTCTTGGAACCACAGTAGGTGCAAGTTTACAATTTGGATTAAAATCAGAAATTAAAAAAGGAAATGTCATCAGTGTTCAAAATATTCCTGATGGTACAATTGTTTGTAATATTGAAAAACACTTTGGTGATGGTGGTGCTATTGTTAAATCAGCAGGTACTGATGCAACCATATTTTCTCATGGTGATGATGGTGTAACAGTTAAACTCCCATCTGGAAAGTTTGCTACTCTTAATCCTAAAAACAGAGCCATGATTGGTACACTAGCTGGTGGTGGAGCAAGTGAACGACACTTTATGAGTGCAGGTAACAAGTGGCGTAGTTTTAAAGCTAAAGGAAAGAAATATCCTATTGTAAGAGGTGTTGCTCAAGCAGCATATGTACACCCACACGGTGGTGGTCGTCATCAACACGTTGGACAAAGTTCTACAGTTTCAAGAGACGCTCCTCCTGGTGCAAAGGTAGGTAGCATTGCTGCAAGAAAAACTGGAAGAGCCAGAATCAAAGAAAGAAAGTAG
- a CDS encoding CDC48 family AAA ATPase, whose amino-acid sequence MSQNALSLKVLEAYTRDVGRGVARIDYDSMDTLNASTGDVIEIKGKRRTVAKCLPLYPSDEGKGIIRIDGLGRNNSGIAIGDTISVRKIKAVAAEKVVVAPLEAIPPIDERYLADALESVPLIKGDNVMVPYFGGRLTFQVIGVNPAADAVLVTQKTVFHIAEKGETLRGVPQVTYEDIGGISNEIKKVREMIELPLRHPEIFEKLGIEAPKGVLLYGPPGTGKTLLAKAVANESQAHFISISGPEIMSKFYGESEARLREIFKEAREKAPSIIFVDEIDSIAPKREEVTGEVERRVVSQMLSLMDGLESRGKVIVISATNRPNAIDPALRRPGRFDREIEIKVPDKKGRKDILAIHSRNMPLSDDVNMEKISAVSHGYVGADLEYLCKEAAMKCLRRLLPVLNLEEEKLPPETLDKLIVNHEDFQKALIEVTPSGMREVFIENPDVKWEDVGGLEEVKRELQEAVEWPMKYPGLYDKLGHSMPRGILLHGPSGTGKTLLAKAVATQSEANFVSVRGPELLSKWVGESERGIREIFKRARQSAPCVVFFDEIDSIAPIRGAGGETAVTERVVSQLLTELDGMENMHGVIVLAATNRADMIDPALLRPGRFDKIIQIPLPDKESRKSILKINAEKIPFISDESDPQHVNFDKLSELTDGLSGADTASIANTAVSLVIHEFLDKNPDVKDIEKKDVDAKVTMKHFEEAVKKVREQKDLKIGEKLVASYYR is encoded by the coding sequence ATGAGTCAAAATGCTCTTTCTCTCAAAGTTCTTGAAGCATATACACGAGATGTTGGAAGAGGAGTAGCAAGAATCGATTATGATTCAATGGACACATTAAATGCCTCAACAGGTGATGTTATCGAAATTAAAGGTAAAAGAAGAACAGTAGCAAAATGTCTTCCACTTTATCCTTCAGATGAAGGTAAGGGAATTATCAGAATTGATGGACTTGGAAGAAATAATTCAGGAATTGCAATTGGAGATACAATATCAGTTAGAAAAATAAAAGCAGTTGCTGCAGAAAAAGTAGTAGTTGCACCACTTGAAGCAATTCCTCCAATAGATGAAAGATATCTTGCAGATGCTTTAGAAAGTGTTCCTTTGATTAAAGGTGATAATGTAATGGTTCCATACTTTGGTGGACGTTTAACTTTTCAAGTAATCGGTGTTAATCCAGCAGCTGATGCTGTATTAGTAACTCAAAAGACTGTTTTCCATATTGCAGAAAAAGGAGAAACATTACGTGGAGTTCCTCAAGTAACTTATGAAGACATTGGTGGAATTTCAAATGAAATTAAAAAAGTAAGGGAAATGATTGAGCTTCCATTAAGACATCCTGAAATATTTGAAAAATTAGGAATTGAAGCTCCAAAAGGTGTATTGTTGTATGGTCCACCAGGAACTGGTAAGACATTACTTGCAAAAGCAGTAGCAAATGAAAGTCAAGCACATTTCATTAGCATTTCAGGTCCTGAAATTATGAGTAAGTTTTATGGTGAAAGTGAAGCACGATTAAGAGAAATTTTCAAAGAAGCAAGAGAAAAAGCTCCATCAATTATCTTTGTTGATGAAATTGATTCTATTGCTCCAAAAAGAGAAGAAGTTACAGGAGAAGTTGAACGAAGAGTTGTTTCTCAAATGTTATCATTAATGGATGGTCTAGAATCTAGAGGAAAAGTAATTGTTATTTCTGCAACAAATAGACCAAATGCAATTGATCCAGCACTAAGGAGACCTGGAAGATTTGATAGAGAAATTGAAATTAAAGTCCCAGACAAAAAAGGAAGAAAAGACATCCTTGCAATTCACAGTAGAAACATGCCTTTATCAGATGATGTTAACATGGAAAAAATATCTGCAGTCAGTCATGGATATGTTGGTGCAGATTTAGAATATCTATGTAAAGAAGCTGCAATGAAATGTTTGAGAAGATTATTACCAGTTTTGAATTTGGAAGAAGAAAAACTCCCACCAGAGACTTTAGATAAACTAATTGTAAATCATGAGGATTTCCAAAAAGCATTGATAGAGGTAACACCATCTGGAATGCGAGAAGTCTTCATTGAAAACCCAGATGTAAAGTGGGAAGATGTTGGAGGTTTAGAAGAAGTCAAACGAGAGTTACAAGAAGCAGTAGAATGGCCAATGAAGTATCCTGGTCTTTATGATAAACTAGGACATAGTATGCCAAGAGGAATATTACTTCACGGTCCAAGCGGTACTGGTAAAACTTTACTTGCAAAAGCAGTGGCTACTCAAAGTGAAGCAAACTTTGTTTCAGTTAGAGGCCCCGAACTATTATCTAAATGGGTAGGAGAATCAGAGCGTGGAATTAGAGAAATATTCAAACGTGCACGTCAGTCTGCACCATGTGTTGTATTCTTTGATGAGATTGATTCTATTGCTCCAATTAGAGGTGCTGGTGGAGAGACCGCAGTTACTGAAAGGGTAGTAAGTCAATTACTAACAGAATTAGATGGAATGGAAAATATGCACGGTGTCATAGTATTAGCAGCAACAAATAGAGCAGACATGATTGATCCTGCATTATTAAGACCAGGAAGATTTGATAAAATTATTCAAATCCCACTTCCAGATAAAGAAAGTAGAAAGAGTATATTGAAAATTAATGCTGAGAAGATTCCATTCATTAGTGATGAGAGTGATCCTCAACATGTCAATTTCGATAAACTATCAGAACTAACTGATGGACTTAGTGGTGCAGATACAGCATCTATTGCAAATACTGCAGTATCTTTAGTCATTCACGAATTCTTAGATAAAAATCCAGATGTAAAAGATATTGAAAAGAAGGATGTCGATGCTAAAGTTACCATGAAGCACTTTGAAGAAGCAGTAAAGAAAGTAAGAGAACAAAAAGACCTCAAGATAGGCGAAAAATTAGTAGCTTCCTATTACAGGTAG